The following proteins are co-located in the Apium graveolens cultivar Ventura chromosome 5, ASM990537v1, whole genome shotgun sequence genome:
- the LOC141661423 gene encoding L-type lectin-domain containing receptor kinase IX.1-like codes for MEISFGLILLLCLLGADSLTNFQIHRFSRDENNILFEGDAEPSDGTVEMINRYTYVSRVGRVTYAGKVQIWDSDTGNLSDFTCHYTFTIDTQSRSSHSYGHGLAFFLAPVGSQIPLNSAGGFLGLFNTTNNQSGDHIVAVEFDSYSNPDWEPEYEHVGINNNSISSSVITPWNASLHSGETADVWVLYNSTNKTLSVFWSYKENPNFLENSSLSYQIDLRDVLPEVATVGFSASTGLNVERAILKSWEFSSSLNKKSKEAKNGKVIVSTTVTVAVLLSLIILLFMFRQKHIARKTAKNLTSFTYDFGGVGPRKFSYRSLVVATNNFSDDRKLGEGGFGCVYKGYLTELDIPIAVKKISRGSRQGKKEYLTEVKIISRLRHRNIVQLIGWCHDRGQFLLAYEFMPNRSLDVHLFGSKSLLVWGVRYKITLGFASALLYLHEDSEQCVVHRDIKSSNIMLDSNFNLKLGDFGLARLMDNELGLKTTGLAGTIGYLAPEYISTGRASKESDIYSFGVVILEIVTGRRSRDTLKDGEDEWGLLEWVWNLYGSAELLLAVDRRLNKEFDARQVECLMIVGLWCAHPDRHTRPSIRQAMQVLNFEGEMPSLPTKMPVPIYDAPLGMPAISSTKASITCTSINLGR; via the coding sequence ATGGAAATATCTTTCGGTCTCATCCTTCTCCTGTGCCTTCTAGGAGCTGATAGTTTGACTAATTTCCAAATTCATCGGTTTAGCCGTGACGAAAACAACATTTTATTTGAAGGAGATGCTGAACCTTCTGATGGAACAGTTGAAATGATCAACAGGTATACATACGTGTCTCGTGTTGGTCGAGTCACATATGCAGGGAAAGTGCAGATATGGGATTCTGACACCGGAAATCTTTCAGATTTCACTTGTCACTACACCTTTACCATTGACACCCAGTCTCGTTCCAGTCACAGTTATGGTCATGGTCTTGCATTCTTTCTTGCTCCTGTTGGGTCTCAGATCCCGCTCAACTCAGCTGGGGGATTTCTAGGACTATTTAACACGACAAACAATCAATCTGGAGATCATATTGTTGCGGTTGAGTTTGACTCTTACTCAAATCCTGACTGGGAGCCTGAATATGAGCACGTAGGAATCAACAACAATTCAATTTCTTCATCCGTGATCACCCCTTGGAACGCTTCATTGCATAGCGGTGAAACTGCTGACGTGTGGGTTCTGTATAATTCTACTAACAAAACGTTGTCTGTCTTCTGGTCCTACAAAGAGAACCCCAATTTCCTAGAAAATTCCAGTCTCTCTTATCAAATTGACCTCAGAGACGTCCTTCCTGAGGTTGCCACTGTGGGATTTTCAGCCTCTACTGGTCTGAATGTAGAGCGAGCTATCCTTAAATCATGGGAGTTCAGTTCATCTTTAAACAAAAAAAGTAAAGAAGCAAAGAATGGCAAAGTTATCGTGTCTACAACAGTGACCGTTGCGGTGCTTCTCTCTCTGATCATATTACTCTTTATGTTTAGACAAAAACATATTGCAAGAAAAACAGCCAAGAATTTGACATCCTTCACTTATGACTTTGGTGGAGTAGGACCTAGAAAATTTTCCTACCGGTCTCTCGTTGTTGCTACCAACAACTTTTCTGATGATCGCAAGTTAGGCGAGGGGGGCTTTGGTTGTGTTTACAAGGGATACCTCACAGAACTAGATATACCAATTGCTGTGAAAAAGATTTCAAGGGGCTCCAGACAAGGAAAGAAAGAGTACTTAACTGAGGTCAAGATTATTAGCAGGTTAAGACATCGAAATATAGTTCAGCTCATAGGTTGGTGCCATGATCGGGGTCAGTTTCTACTTGCTTATGAATTCATGCCAAATCGAAGCCTTGATGTTCACCTATTTGGCAGTAAGAGTTTACTTGTTTGGGGGGTTAGATACAAGATAACACTTGGTTTTGCATCTGCTTTACTTTATCTTCACGAGGACTCTGAGCAATGTGTGGTGCATAGAGACATCAAATCCAGCAATATAATGCTGGACTCAAATTTCAACCTCAAGCTTGGAGATTTTGGCTTAGCTAGACTTATGGACAACGAGCTAGGGCTTAAGACAACCGGATTGGCTGGAACTATTGGTTATTTGGCACCAGAATATATTAGCACAGGTAGAGCTAGTAAAGAATCGGATATTTATAGTTTCGGTGTGGTTATTTTAGAAATTGTAACCGGAAGAAGGTCAAGGGATACACTGAAGGATGGAGAAGATGAATGGGGATTGTTGGAGTGGGTTTGGAATTTATACGGAAGTGCAGAGCTTCTTTTAGCTGTGGACAGAAGATTAAACAAGGAGTTTGACGCGAGACAAGTGGAGTGTTTGATGATTGTAGGATTATGGTGTGCTCACCCTGACCGACATACGAGACCATCGATTAGGCAGGCAATGCAAGTACTTAACTTTGAGGGGGAGATGCCAAGTCTTCCTACAAAGATGCCTGTTCCCATTTATGATGCACCCTTAGGCATGCCGGCGATTAGCTCTACTAAAGCTTCTATTACTTGCACAAGCATAAATCTGGGACGTTAA
- the LOC141723379 gene encoding L-type lectin-domain containing receptor kinase IX.1-like: MGITLSLFLFFFLLGVDCSLHFEKSRFSSDDANILYQGDAAPSVGAAELINRYTYVCRVGRAMYAETVQIWDSNSGKLSDFTSHFTFTIDTQSRPTGSYGHGFAFFLAPVGFQIPPNSAGGFLGLFNTSNSDSSENQIVIVEFDSYPNPEWDPAYEHVGINNNSISSSVTTPWNASLHSGDTADVWVLYNATTKMLSVFWSYKENPDFQKKLSLSYQIDLREFLPEVTSIGFSAATSQNMERAILRSWEFSSTLSIKKSSGDTKVKIIVSTTVSIVVLLSLTILLVIVLFRRRRRSARKAAETSQNLISINDDLERAGPRRFSYQTLAVATHNFSDERKLGEGGFGCVYKGHLTDLDIPIAVKKISSGSRQGKKEYLTEVKVISRLRHRNLVQLIGWCHDQGLFLLAYEFMPNGSLDSHLFGQKSPLVWVIRYKITLGFASALLYLHEECEQCVVHRDIKSSNIMLDSNFNLKLGDFGLARMMDHELGLQTTGMAGTLGYLAPEYVSTGRASKESDIYSFGVVILDIVTGRKASYTVEDAKSEMGLVEWIWNLYGSEDLLSAADERLNTIYDARQVECLMIVGLWCAHPDCNLRPSIRQVIQVLNFEVALPSLPTKMPVPIYQAPFSIPAASSSEASVTYTSIDVGR; the protein is encoded by the coding sequence ATGGGAATAACTCTCagtctctttcttttctttttccttttagGTGTTGATTGTTCACTTCATTTCGAAAAATCTCGTTTTAGTTCAGACGATGCCAACATACTCTATCAAGGGGATGCAGCACCTTCTGTTGGAGCAGCTGAATTGATCAACAGGTATACGTACGTCTGTCGTGTTGGTCGAGCCATGTATGCAGAGACAGTGCAGATATGGGACTCCAACTCTGGAAAGCTTTCCGATTTTACTTCACATTTCACCTTTACCATTGACACCCAATCTCGTCCCACTGGCTCTTATGGTCACGGTTTTGCATTCTTTCTTGCTCCTGTTGGGTTTCAGATTCCTCCCAACTCAGCAGGCGGATTCCTAGGACTTTTTAACACGAGTAACAGTGACTCATCTGAAAATCAGATTGTTATAGTTGAGTTTGACTCTTACCCAAATCCTGAGTGGGATCCTGCATATGAGCATGTCGgaatcaacaacaactcaattTCTTCTTCCGTAACCACCCCTTGGAACGCTTCACTACATAGTGGAGATACTGCTGATGTGTGGGTTCTGTATAACGCTACTACCAAAATGCTGTCTGTCTTTTGGTCTTACAAAGAAAACCccgattttcaaaaaaaattatctCTCTCCTATCAAATTGACCTCAGAGAGTTTCTACCAGAGGTCACTAGTATTGGCTTTTCAGCCGCTACAAGCCAGAACATGGAACGAGCTATCCTAAGATCGTGGGAGTTCAGTTCAACTTTATCTATAAAAAAATCAAGCGGAGACACGAAGGTCAAAATTATAGTTTCGACAACAGTCTCCATTGTAGTGCTACTATCTTTGACAATATTACTGGTTATAGTTTTGTTTAGGCGAAGAAGACGATCTGCAAGAAAAGCAGCAGAAACATCACAGAATTTGATATCAATCAATGATGACCTTGAAAGAGCTGGACCCAGAAGATTTTCCTACCAAACTCTTGCTGTTGCTACCCACAACTTCTCTGATGAGCGGAAGTTAGGCGAGGGAGGTTTTGGATGTGTTTACAAGGGACATCTCACAGACCTTGACATACCAATTGCTGTGAAGAAAATCTCAAGTGGCTCTAGACAAGGTAAAAAAGAGTATTTAACTGAGGTCAAGGTTATTAGCAGATTGAGACATCGAAACCTGGTTCAGCTCATAGGCTGGTGCCATGATCAGGGTCTGTTCCTACTTGCTTATGAGTTCATGCCAAATGGGAGTCTTGATTCTCACCTATTTGGCCAGAAGAGTCCTCTTGTTTGGGTTATTAGATACAAAATTACACTTGGTTTTGCATCTGCTTTGCTCTATCTTCACGAGGAGTGTGAGCAGTGTGTGGTGCATCGAGACATCAAGTCCAGCAATATAATGCTGGACTCAAATTTTAATCTTAAGCTTGGAGATTTTGGCCTAGCTAGAATGATGGACCATGAGCTAGGTCTTCAGACAACTGGGATGGCTGGAACTTTGGGTTACTTGGCACCAGAATATGTAAGCACCGGAAGAGCTAGCAAAGAATCGGACATCTACAGCTTTGGTGTTGTCATTTTAGATATTGTTACAGGAAGAAAGGCTAGTTATACAGTGGAGGATGCAAAATCTGAAATGGGATTGGTGGAGTGGATTTGGAATCTTTATGGAAGTGAAGATCTTCTTTCAGCTGCCGATGAAAGATTGAATACGATTTATGACGCGAGACAAGTGGAGTGTTTGATGATTGTAGGACTATGGTGTGCTCACCCTGACTGTAATTTGAGGCCATCGATTAGGCAAGTAATTCAAGTACTTAACTTTGAGGTGGCGTTGCCAAGTCTTCCGACAAAGATGCCTGTTCCCATTTATCAAGCACCCTTTAGTATACCAGCGGCTAGCTCTAGTGAGGCTTCTGTTACGTACACAAGCATTGATGTGGGACGTTAA